The Leptospira neocaledonica DNA window CCCGGAAGAACCGACTAACGCAATCGTGGATCCTTTTTGTATGGAAAGATTCAGATCCGATAATGCAGAACTTTTTGCTCCGGGGTAAGTGTATCCAACTGAATCGAATTTTAATTCTTTAGAAAGTCTTTTGGGATAGATAGGGTTTGGAGGATTTTTAACATCCGTTTCACTATCCAACATTTCAAAAACTCTGGTCCCCGCAGCTACTGCACTTTGGATAGAGTTGGACAACATTCCCATCTGTTTGAAAGGCCTCGTCAAAAATACCAAAGTTAAGAAGAAGATCATAAAATGACCTAAGGTTAATTTTTGGAGTTCGATCAAATAAGCACCGAAGGCCAAAAATATTACTGCGACAATTGAACTGGAAAGTTCGACTAAAGAAGGACCGATCTGATGATAAAAATGTCCTTTGAATGTTTTTTCGGAAAGATCATTATTGATCTCCCAAAATCTTCCTGCTTCCGTTTTTTCCATAGAGAAGGCACGAATGACTCGGATACCTGAGATCACTTCTTGCAAATGACCGTTTAACGCGGACAATCTTTCTTGTTGGTTGCGGGTTGCTTTTCGGATCCGGTCCGCAAAAGAAGTTACAGGACCCATGATCAATGGAACCACAATCAAAACCGCAATAAACATCTCCCAACTTAAGATCAGAAGAATGAGTAGATGTGTGAGTATATAGAAAAAATCTACGATTGCATCTTTCAGATCCGAGCTGATTAGTTTTGCTAGGACTTCCACATCGTTTACGATGCGGCTCATAAATATTCCTGTCTTCTCTTGTACGAAATGATTGAGCGGGAGTTCTTGCGCCTTAGAATAAAGTTCTAAACGTAGATCTCTGACGGCTAGATAACCACCCGAGTTGATACAATACACCGCACCCGTTAAGAATAAAAGTTTTGCGAGATAGATTGGAAAAATGAATAAACAAAAGAGCAAAACGAGCTGATCTTTAGGAAGAGTCGTCAGATAAAAGTTCGTCTTGATCTTTATATCCGCACTTAGAGCTTCTATCTTTTGGAGAGCTTCGAGTTCTTTGCCTTCTTCCCTATCTTTTAATGCGATACCTTCTTTTTTGGTGAGCGTAATTTGAAAGTCAGCCTTTCCGCCCTTTCCGATCGCATTGAAAATTGGAATAACGCTAGTAAGAGAAGCTCCATTGAGTATGGATACAAAAAAGGATAGTACGACCCCGGTGATTAATCTGTATTTATACTTGAAGGAATACCCCAAGAGGCGTCTATAGACGTTCATAGGTCCGGAATGTTTTATCCTAGATTTCTAGACTCGGTCTCGTCCCAGTTTCAAGCCGGACCGAAACCGACTCTTACCTTTTCCCTGGCTTTCCTTCTTTTGTCCCTTCTTTTTTATGGTTGCGGAAAAGCGGCAAGAAGTCCTGAAAAACTGGTATTTTCACTACCTTCCGATCCGATCTCTTTGGATCCGATCCGATCTACTGACTTATCTTCCAGAATTGTTCTAAAATATATCTATCCAAGACTTTTCGAAATAAATGGAGAAGGTCAGGTCCTACCTTCCTTAGTAAGATCATACAAGCTAGCAGAAGGCCCTTCTTCCAAGATCAGAAGATTGATTTTGGAGATACACTCTGATCCAAAATCGAATGTAAGTGCACAAACAGTTTTAGATTCTTTAGAAAGATTGAAAAATACTCCGGGGCCAAGAAAGAGCACATATTCATTTTTGAAAGGGGGGAAGGTTCTCTCCGATTTCAGTTTGGAAATTTATTT harbors:
- a CDS encoding ABC transporter ATP-binding protein; the protein is MNVYRRLLGYSFKYKYRLITGVVLSFFVSILNGASLTSVIPIFNAIGKGGKADFQITLTKKEGIALKDREEGKELEALQKIEALSADIKIKTNFYLTTLPKDQLVLLFCLFIFPIYLAKLLFLTGAVYCINSGGYLAVRDLRLELYSKAQELPLNHFVQEKTGIFMSRIVNDVEVLAKLISSDLKDAIVDFFYILTHLLILLILSWEMFIAVLIVVPLIMGPVTSFADRIRKATRNQQERLSALNGHLQEVISGIRVIRAFSMEKTEAGRFWEINNDLSEKTFKGHFYHQIGPSLVELSSSIVAVIFLAFGAYLIELQKLTLGHFMIFFLTLVFLTRPFKQMGMLSNSIQSAVAAGTRVFEMLDSETDVKNPPNPIYPKRLSKELKFDSVGYTYPGAKSSALSDLNLSIQKGSTIALVGSSGAGKSTLVDLVPRLIDPSEGSITWDGTDLRNLDLASLRKKISIVNQQVFLFNGSIRENICYGTENVSEERMREVSELAFATDFILSFEDGFDTIVGERGVMLSGGQRQRISIARALLNNPEILILDEATSALDTESERVVQQALESLYKNRTVIIIAHRLSTVQIADTIFTMEGGKVVESGSHSELIRLDGKYKKLYEMQFAESPV